A stretch of Paenibacillus sp. URB8-2 DNA encodes these proteins:
- a CDS encoding L,D-transpeptidase, which yields MMKNSQYLKQYVQKHPENKMAWYLLGKEYKKNGQEGKANYCFNQAGGVYEAFEQSKVPGDMLREYEEGLLRTARERERRTGVTRKLLLALSLFLLVLMPAAAIAPGKDLGVPAEKPYAVQSADLSALSEGQAGRGKRGGSEPTAINKVLFTAREAGNGPSARDLAGILGSGGGKAHALTAVLGMKRSGKWLLWKERLPVAYTVDRGENGRTTIQSYDAAACACKPPDAGTLAERAAGWQERQEQLAALWSALAGFRAAKGRLPESLSELAGDFPGNWLAGTTPLMERAFGPLKAIAAERSRKGAQGAAAGSTAPDQDAEASAGAAASAGEGGMEMPFLSQPLAILIDKQKHRLAVTSGGIIVRSYEVGLGGSRTPEGRFVFTDKVVNPNGHDNGEFGSRGMQLSDTNYAIHGTNEPESVGQDESMGCIRMKRDDIEELFNLVPKGTRLQIVKGGLLPDETLSSKKPFTLNAAGNQSNPRKEYHWLN from the coding sequence ATGATGAAAAATTCGCAGTACCTCAAGCAGTATGTGCAGAAGCATCCTGAAAATAAAATGGCGTGGTATTTGCTGGGGAAAGAATATAAGAAGAACGGGCAGGAAGGGAAGGCAAACTATTGCTTTAATCAGGCTGGAGGCGTGTATGAAGCCTTTGAACAGAGCAAGGTGCCGGGAGATATGCTCCGTGAGTACGAGGAAGGGCTGCTCCGGACGGCCCGTGAGCGGGAGCGGCGGACAGGCGTGACACGCAAGCTGCTGCTGGCCTTGTCGCTGTTCCTGCTTGTTCTGATGCCTGCTGCGGCCATAGCGCCGGGTAAAGATTTGGGAGTGCCGGCCGAAAAACCTTACGCGGTTCAGTCTGCTGACTTGTCCGCACTTTCCGAAGGGCAAGCCGGCCGTGGGAAGCGCGGCGGATCAGAACCAACGGCGATTAATAAAGTTCTGTTCACTGCCAGAGAGGCGGGAAACGGGCCGTCAGCGCGCGATCTGGCCGGAATACTCGGAAGCGGAGGCGGCAAGGCTCATGCTTTGACTGCCGTGCTGGGCATGAAGCGCTCGGGGAAATGGCTCCTCTGGAAAGAGCGGCTTCCCGTGGCATATACAGTGGATCGGGGGGAGAACGGACGAACGACGATCCAGTCCTACGATGCAGCAGCCTGCGCCTGCAAGCCGCCGGATGCTGGGACCCTCGCGGAGCGCGCCGCCGGATGGCAGGAGCGTCAGGAGCAGCTGGCAGCTCTCTGGAGCGCGCTGGCCGGCTTCCGCGCGGCCAAGGGAAGGCTTCCGGAATCGCTCTCCGAGCTGGCTGGAGATTTTCCGGGTAATTGGCTGGCCGGGACGACGCCGCTGATGGAGCGTGCGTTCGGGCCGCTGAAAGCGATAGCGGCGGAACGGAGCCGGAAGGGGGCGCAAGGCGCTGCGGCTGGGTCGACGGCGCCGGACCAGGATGCGGAAGCCTCAGCAGGGGCAGCAGCATCGGCAGGAGAAGGCGGAATGGAGATGCCGTTCCTGTCCCAGCCGCTCGCCATTCTCATCGACAAACAAAAACACCGCCTGGCGGTGACCAGCGGCGGAATTATCGTACGAAGCTATGAAGTAGGTCTTGGAGGAAGCCGGACGCCGGAAGGCCGCTTCGTTTTTACCGACAAGGTCGTGAATCCGAACGGACATGACAATGGGGAATTCGGCAGTAGGGGCATGCAGCTGTCAGACACCAACTATGCGATCCACGGAACCAATGAACCGGAAAGCGTTGGCCAAGACGAATCTATGGGCTGCATTCGAATGAAGCGGGACGATATTGAGGAGTTGTTCAATCTTGTTCCCAAAGGAACAAGATTGCAGATCGTCAAGGGGGGTCTTCTGCCAGACGAAACGCTGAGTTCAAAGAAACCTTTCACCCTAAACGCCGCCGGGAACCAGTCCAACCCCCGTAAAGAGTACCATTGGCTGAATTAA
- a CDS encoding quinone-dependent dihydroorotate dehydrogenase has product MLYRNIAKPFFFKMDPEAAHHLVIGGLERAAALPGGRSALRLMYGVPETPELAVDLFGLHFHTPVGLAAGLDKNAQAVPGISSIGFGFMEVGTVTPKGQPGNEQPRLFRLPSDEALINRMGFNNEGAEAMARRLKSETGRSIPVAVNIGRNKTTGNEAAHEDYRKCIRTLYPYGDFFVVNISSPNTPDLRSLQHGSELTHLLSEVKEEMELQRKASGVKKSILVKIAPDVSASELEYMVHALTETGMDGIIATNTTVRREGLTHERASETGGLSGKPLRDRSTEVISAIYRQTNGKLPIIGSGGIFTPQDAYDKIRAGASLVEIYTALIYEGPEVNRRLHAGLRNLLRRDGFRHISEAVGADVQI; this is encoded by the coding sequence GTGCTATATCGAAATATTGCTAAACCTTTTTTCTTCAAAATGGACCCGGAAGCAGCGCACCATCTCGTCATCGGGGGACTGGAAAGAGCGGCCGCCCTGCCGGGAGGACGCTCTGCTCTGCGTCTGATGTACGGCGTCCCGGAGACGCCGGAGCTGGCTGTCGACCTGTTCGGTCTTCATTTTCATACACCTGTAGGACTTGCGGCAGGATTGGATAAGAACGCCCAGGCGGTTCCCGGAATTTCGTCAATCGGCTTCGGCTTCATGGAGGTCGGCACGGTGACGCCGAAGGGACAGCCGGGAAACGAGCAGCCGCGGCTGTTCCGGCTTCCGTCCGATGAAGCGCTCATCAACCGGATGGGCTTCAATAACGAAGGCGCGGAAGCTATGGCGCGGCGTCTGAAGTCGGAAACCGGACGGAGTATTCCGGTGGCGGTGAATATTGGCCGGAACAAGACTACCGGAAACGAAGCCGCGCACGAGGATTACCGGAAGTGCATTCGTACGCTGTATCCGTACGGTGATTTTTTTGTAGTCAATATCAGCTCGCCGAATACGCCTGATTTGCGCAGCCTCCAGCACGGAAGCGAGTTGACCCATCTGCTCTCCGAGGTTAAGGAAGAGATGGAGCTTCAGCGCAAGGCAAGCGGCGTCAAGAAGAGCATACTTGTCAAAATCGCCCCCGATGTCAGCGCATCCGAACTTGAATATATGGTGCACGCGCTGACAGAAACGGGAATGGATGGTATCATAGCTACCAACACGACGGTTCGCCGTGAGGGACTCACCCATGAAAGAGCATCGGAGACCGGAGGACTCAGCGGAAAGCCGCTGCGGGACAGATCGACGGAGGTTATTTCCGCGATCTACCGCCAAACGAACGGAAAGCTGCCGATTATCGGATCAGGCGGCATTTTCACCCCGCAGGACGCCTATGACAAGATTCGGGCGGGCGCAAGCCTGGTCGAAATTTATACGGCGCTGATCTACGAAGGACCTGAGGTGAACCGCAGGCTGCACGCCGGACTGCGGAATCTTCTGCGGCGGGACGGGTTCCGGCATATCTCCGAGGCGGTGGGCGCGGACGTCCAAATATAA
- a CDS encoding GTP pyrophosphokinase has product MDGRDWGTFLLPYEQTVEELKVKFKTMRAELKKREEYTPIEFVTGRVKRLSSILEKAKRLNVRMEDLEQGIEDIAGIRIMCQFVEDIRRVAEFVRARKDLEVVYEKDYITNYKESGYRSFHMIIRYPVQTALGQKIVLAEIQIRTLAMNFWATIEHSLNYKYRESLPDEIRLRLKTAAEAASILDSEMSSIREEILEAQKTFEENSNTTTQVLHAIHQLYFYHLVNEAIRSQEEFNEIWQRQDMEAMKELLLRVRAMISQAKKGDLPDGL; this is encoded by the coding sequence ATGGACGGCAGGGATTGGGGCACTTTTTTGCTTCCTTATGAACAGACAGTGGAAGAACTTAAGGTCAAATTCAAAACGATGCGCGCGGAGCTTAAAAAGCGCGAGGAATATACGCCGATCGAATTCGTAACCGGCCGGGTGAAGCGGCTCTCCAGCATTCTGGAAAAGGCTAAGCGCCTGAATGTGCGGATGGAGGATCTGGAGCAGGGGATTGAGGATATCGCGGGTATACGAATAATGTGCCAATTCGTGGAGGATATCCGGCGTGTGGCGGAATTTGTCCGCGCTCGCAAAGATCTGGAAGTGGTATATGAGAAAGACTATATTACCAATTACAAAGAGAGCGGCTACCGCAGCTTCCATATGATCATCAGATATCCGGTGCAGACGGCCCTCGGGCAAAAGATCGTGCTGGCCGAAATTCAGATCCGCACCTTGGCGATGAATTTCTGGGCGACTATCGAGCACTCTCTGAACTATAAATACCGGGAAAGCCTGCCGGATGAAATCAGGCTGCGCCTGAAGACGGCAGCGGAGGCCGCGTCGATATTGGACTCTGAGATGTCCAGCATCCGGGAAGAGATCCTGGAAGCGCAGAAGACGTTTGAGGAAAATTCCAATACGACGACCCAGGTGCTTCATGCGATACATCAATTGTATTTCTACCATCTTGTCAATGAAGCGATCCGCAGCCAGGAAGAGTTCAACGAAATTTGGCAGCGCCAGGACATGGAAGCGATGAAGGAACTGCTCCTGCGGGTTCGCGCGATGATTTCGCAGGCGAAGAAAGGCGATTTGCCGGATGGCTTATGA
- a CDS encoding DUF309 domain-containing protein — translation MAYDRLYVAYLVYFNRDRDFFECHEVLEELWLSKERDPLYKALLQVAVGLYHFRNGNVRGALIMLEGAAARLRHYPDTTLGIHLAKLVRETERYVRQLKEYDKKPFPYYDLTIDIVDGELAVAVRAASPGIKPNIPQRREPRRQQSCRH, via the coding sequence ATGGCTTATGATCGGTTGTATGTCGCATATCTGGTCTATTTCAACCGGGATCGCGATTTTTTTGAATGCCATGAGGTTCTGGAGGAACTATGGCTCTCCAAGGAACGCGATCCGCTGTATAAAGCGCTGCTTCAGGTTGCTGTGGGACTGTATCATTTCCGTAACGGCAACGTTCGCGGTGCGTTAATTATGTTGGAGGGCGCAGCGGCGAGACTCCGGCATTACCCGGATACGACGCTCGGCATTCATCTCGCCAAGCTGGTCCGCGAGACGGAAAGGTATGTCCGGCAGTTGAAGGAGTACGACAAGAAGCCGTTTCCTTATTACGATTTGACCATCGATATCGTGGATGGGGAGCTGGCGGTGGCGGTCCGTGCCGCCTCTCCCGGCATCAAGCCGAATATCCCTCAGCGGCGGGAGCCCCGCAGACAGCAGTCCTGCCGCCACTGA
- a CDS encoding RsmB/NOP family class I SAM-dependent RNA methyltransferase produces the protein MAVQLPHSFSERMKDLLGREYEAFAETYGEIPHTGVRVNTLKIPVEALRRIMPFGIEPIPWCPTGFYTPEGARPGKHPYYHAGLYYIQEPSAMAPVELLGVLPGDRVLDLCAAPGGKSTQIAAKLQGRGMLVSNDLHSERTKALAKNLELCGARNAVVLNESPERIAAAFPGFFDRILIDAPCSGEGMFRKDEDMVRQWDESTPAKYAGMQREILQAAARALKPGGTLVYSTCTFSPEENEGGITEFLAGHPQFSVVPVGGTGSFAPGFQPLPDTARLWPHKVKGEGHFIAVLRQEATAGENTAGTRSGDPSLPAAPRREIGGRTAVPRKDKTPESRVDNRSGRSSGRNGSRGRSVAVTSVGDIMAAYAEFTREQLGWQPEGFPILFGEHLYMSPLSREALDGLKTVRPGWYMGQVRNGRFIPGHPLATALAPHESRRSVTLAGEGAEAVSYLKGETLSIPSDRLRLAPGAAPKGYVLVCIDEYSVGWAKWQDGILKNEYPAGWRWT, from the coding sequence ATGGCGGTACAACTTCCGCACTCCTTCTCCGAGCGGATGAAGGACCTGCTGGGACGGGAGTACGAAGCGTTTGCGGAGACGTATGGGGAGATTCCTCATACAGGTGTCCGAGTCAATACATTAAAGATTCCGGTGGAAGCGCTGCGACGGATTATGCCGTTTGGCATAGAGCCGATTCCCTGGTGCCCCACCGGGTTTTATACCCCAGAGGGAGCGAGACCCGGCAAGCACCCTTACTATCACGCCGGTCTTTATTATATTCAGGAGCCGAGTGCCATGGCGCCCGTAGAGCTGCTTGGCGTCCTGCCGGGCGACCGCGTACTGGATCTGTGCGCCGCTCCCGGCGGAAAGTCCACACAGATCGCCGCCAAGCTGCAGGGACGGGGAATGCTGGTCAGCAATGACCTGCATTCCGAACGGACCAAGGCTCTGGCTAAGAACCTGGAACTTTGCGGCGCGAGGAACGCGGTCGTCCTGAACGAGAGCCCGGAGAGAATCGCCGCGGCGTTCCCCGGGTTTTTCGACCGCATCCTGATTGATGCCCCATGCTCCGGCGAAGGCATGTTCCGCAAGGATGAGGATATGGTGCGGCAGTGGGACGAGAGCACGCCGGCCAAATACGCCGGCATGCAGCGCGAGATTCTGCAGGCGGCGGCGCGCGCGCTGAAGCCGGGCGGCACATTGGTCTACTCGACCTGTACTTTTTCGCCGGAGGAGAATGAAGGCGGCATCACCGAGTTTTTGGCCGGGCATCCGCAGTTTTCGGTCGTTCCGGTCGGAGGAACAGGCTCCTTTGCCCCAGGATTCCAGCCGCTTCCGGATACGGCGCGTTTGTGGCCCCACAAGGTAAAGGGTGAGGGACATTTTATTGCCGTCTTAAGGCAAGAAGCAACGGCTGGAGAGAATACCGCCGGAACGCGGTCCGGCGACCCGTCTTTGCCGGCCGCTCCGCGCCGGGAGATCGGCGGCCGGACAGCCGTCCCCCGCAAGGACAAGACTCCTGAAAGCCGTGTCGACAACCGCAGCGGCCGATCTTCCGGCAGGAACGGAAGCCGGGGACGGAGCGTGGCCGTTACGTCGGTGGGTGACATTATGGCAGCGTATGCGGAGTTTACCCGGGAACAGCTGGGCTGGCAGCCGGAAGGCTTCCCCATACTGTTCGGGGAGCATTTGTACATGTCTCCGCTGTCGCGTGAAGCGCTGGACGGCCTGAAAACGGTGCGTCCCGGCTGGTACATGGGACAGGTCCGGAACGGACGTTTTATTCCAGGCCATCCCCTGGCGACGGCGCTTGCTCCGCATGAAAGCCGGCGAAGCGTGACGCTTGCCGGAGAAGGGGCGGAAGCGGTTTCCTATCTAAAGGGGGAGACTTTGTCGATTCCGTCGGACCGTCTGAGACTTGCCCCGGGTGCAGCACCAAAGGGCTACGTACTCGTCTGCATCGACGAATACAGCGTTGGCTGGGCGAAATGGCAGGACGGCATCCTCAAGAATGAATATCCCGCAGGCTGGAGGTGGACATAG
- a CDS encoding pseudouridine synthase, whose product MAKTKGGEGKKQRLDKVLSHVGFGSRSELRKQAKQGLITVNGAVVKDSGAHVDPYVDKIEVAGEAVLYREHIYLMMNKPPGVLSATEDKRDRTVLDLLEERYAMFEPFPVGRLDKDTVGLLLLTSDGKLAHELLSPRKHVPKTYEAVVEGDVGPEDVAAFAEGVKLDDGYMTLPAQLVILSRDRGKQVISRISLTITEGKFHQVKRMFQAVGKKVVFLKRVSMGNLSLDESLAEGACRELTEAELKLLGAEI is encoded by the coding sequence ATGGCAAAGACGAAAGGCGGCGAAGGTAAAAAGCAGCGGCTTGACAAGGTGCTGTCCCATGTCGGCTTCGGCTCGCGCAGCGAGCTGCGGAAGCAGGCGAAGCAGGGGCTCATTACGGTAAATGGCGCGGTCGTTAAAGACAGCGGCGCGCATGTCGATCCCTACGTCGACAAGATCGAAGTGGCTGGCGAGGCGGTCCTTTACCGGGAGCATATTTATCTCATGATGAACAAGCCGCCGGGCGTGCTGTCGGCAACGGAGGACAAACGGGACCGGACCGTACTGGATCTGCTGGAAGAGCGCTATGCGATGTTCGAGCCTTTTCCGGTAGGGCGACTGGATAAGGACACGGTGGGATTGCTGCTGCTCACGAGTGACGGCAAGCTTGCCCATGAGCTGCTGTCGCCGCGCAAGCATGTGCCGAAGACGTATGAGGCTGTTGTGGAAGGCGATGTCGGTCCGGAAGACGTGGCGGCTTTTGCGGAGGGAGTGAAGCTGGACGACGGTTATATGACCCTCCCCGCGCAGCTGGTCATTCTTAGCAGAGATCGCGGAAAACAAGTCATTTCGCGAATTTCCCTGACGATAACTGAAGGTAAGTTTCACCAGGTGAAACGAATGTTTCAGGCTGTCGGGAAAAAGGTCGTCTTTTTAAAAAGAGTCTCGATGGGCAATTTGTCTCTGGACGAGAGCCTGGCCGAAGGAGCCTGCCGGGAGCTGACCGAGGCGGAGCTAAAGCTGCTTGGCGCGGAAATTTAA
- a CDS encoding Cof-type HAD-IIB family hydrolase, translated as MKYKLIALDVDGTLLNDDHSLSPENKEAVAEVTRQGGRVVLCTGRNPKNALPLMEEMGLTGYVLADNGAVTVRVEDQKVIHQYAMDGRGLDPYIQYCRERDIHFDVNTAFELYVDNVEHLTKEAHFMYEHLQLVPASLPAWEEFREPIVKFTVFSTAEIMDEAQRDWSTWMQSFNIQRSGEFFIDLMHPEASKGNALKQLAKQLGIHQEEVLSIGNYYNDISMLSFAGLGVAMDNSPLEVKAAADVVTGTNNENGVSKALIKYCLS; from the coding sequence ATGAAATACAAGCTGATAGCGCTTGATGTCGACGGTACGCTGCTGAACGACGATCACTCTTTAAGCCCCGAGAACAAGGAGGCCGTTGCGGAGGTCACCAGACAGGGAGGCCGGGTCGTTCTTTGTACGGGAAGAAACCCGAAGAACGCCCTTCCGCTTATGGAGGAAATGGGACTGACCGGTTATGTACTTGCAGACAACGGCGCCGTCACTGTGCGGGTGGAGGATCAGAAGGTCATTCATCAATACGCCATGGACGGGCGAGGACTGGATCCATATATTCAGTATTGCCGCGAGCGCGATATCCATTTTGACGTAAATACCGCTTTTGAGCTTTACGTGGACAATGTTGAGCATTTGACAAAAGAAGCCCATTTTATGTATGAGCATCTCCAGCTTGTTCCCGCGTCGCTTCCGGCTTGGGAGGAGTTCCGCGAACCAATTGTGAAGTTCACCGTGTTCTCCACAGCGGAAATCATGGACGAAGCCCAGCGGGATTGGAGCACATGGATGCAGTCGTTCAATATTCAGCGCAGCGGAGAGTTTTTCATCGATTTAATGCACCCCGAGGCATCCAAAGGCAATGCTCTAAAGCAGTTGGCCAAGCAGCTTGGCATCCATCAGGAGGAAGTGCTGTCGATTGGCAATTATTATAACGATATTTCGATGCTTTCCTTCGCTGGCTTGGGAGTCGCTATGGACAATTCCCCGCTGGAAGTCAAAGCGGCGGCTGACGTGGTCACCGGCACCAACAACGAGAACGGAGTATCCAAGGCGCTCATCAAATACTGTTTGTCTTAA
- a CDS encoding YjcZ family sporulation protein — MGPAYGGFTSTGAILVLFILLVIISRSLFI; from the coding sequence ATGGGCCCAGCTTACGGAGGCTTCACTTCGACCGGAGCCATTTTGGTTCTGTTCATTCTGCTCGTCATTATTTCCCGCTCGTTGTTCATTTAG
- a CDS encoding RsmB/NOP family class I SAM-dependent RNA methyltransferase gives MNKEMLPAAFTARIKEMLGNETDAFLGTYTAPRTQGLRLNRLKTGTESERNAAEKAMSLFGLQPIPWCSEGYYYEDPARPGRHPYHEAGLYYIQEPSAMSAAVLLDPRPGETVLDLAAAPGGKTTHIASLMEGHGLLVSNEIHPERAKILAENVERSGIMNALVTSAHPGELARRFPEAFDRIMLDAPCSGEGMFRKDPGAVGEWSPEHVELCASRQWDIVQDAYTMLKPGGRLVYSTCTFNTKENEELVSRLTANYPDMELLATKRLWPHLEKGEGHFVALLAKGGALDLDKPSAVISAQGSVKRRGRAGKGRTAGQPEASAQAAFRQFLEWAAVETPRFRPDGIPILFGDSLYLLPSSFGASCSTELLQGLRIPRAGLHLAHLKKNRLEPAHALAMALRPEQAARVFDLDPDSPETRSWLRGESLAVPDNLQGWTLVTVDRLPLGWGKASAGQLKNHYPKGLRLP, from the coding sequence ATGAATAAGGAAATGCTGCCCGCCGCTTTTACAGCCAGGATCAAAGAGATGCTGGGAAACGAAACGGACGCCTTTCTGGGTACATACACAGCGCCGAGGACCCAAGGCCTAAGGCTGAACAGGTTAAAAACCGGCACGGAATCGGAACGAAACGCTGCGGAAAAAGCTATGAGTCTATTCGGCCTTCAGCCCATACCCTGGTGCTCAGAAGGTTATTATTATGAGGATCCTGCGCGCCCGGGCCGCCATCCTTACCATGAGGCCGGATTATATTATATCCAGGAGCCGTCGGCAATGTCCGCCGCCGTATTGCTCGACCCGCGCCCCGGTGAGACGGTGCTCGATCTCGCCGCCGCTCCCGGGGGCAAGACGACCCATATCGCTTCCCTGATGGAAGGACACGGCCTGCTCGTATCGAACGAAATCCACCCCGAACGGGCCAAAATACTGGCGGAAAATGTGGAGCGGTCAGGTATCATGAATGCCCTCGTTACCAGCGCACACCCTGGCGAGCTGGCGCGCCGCTTCCCGGAAGCCTTTGACCGGATTATGCTTGACGCCCCTTGCTCCGGGGAAGGAATGTTCCGCAAGGACCCGGGCGCCGTCGGCGAATGGTCGCCGGAGCATGTGGAACTCTGCGCCTCGAGGCAGTGGGACATTGTTCAGGACGCCTACACGATGCTGAAGCCGGGCGGCCGGCTGGTCTATTCAACCTGTACGTTTAACACGAAAGAGAATGAAGAACTCGTATCGCGGCTTACGGCAAATTATCCTGATATGGAGCTGCTCGCGACTAAACGGCTGTGGCCGCATCTCGAAAAAGGCGAAGGACATTTTGTGGCGCTGCTGGCCAAAGGCGGGGCCTTGGACTTGGATAAGCCTTCTGCCGTCATCTCCGCTCAGGGTTCCGTCAAACGCAGAGGCCGGGCGGGCAAAGGCCGAACCGCCGGACAACCGGAAGCCTCCGCGCAGGCCGCATTCCGGCAGTTCCTGGAATGGGCTGCAGTGGAAACCCCGAGATTCCGGCCGGATGGAATTCCCATTCTGTTCGGAGATTCCCTCTACCTGCTGCCTTCTTCATTTGGCGCATCCTGTTCTACGGAACTTCTCCAAGGACTGCGCATTCCGCGCGCCGGCCTTCATCTGGCTCATTTGAAGAAAAACCGGTTAGAACCGGCGCATGCGCTCGCCATGGCACTTCGTCCGGAGCAGGCCGCTCGCGTGTTCGATCTGGACCCGGACAGCCCCGAGACAAGAAGCTGGCTGCGGGGCGAGAGCCTGGCCGTGCCGGATAACCTGCAAGGCTGGACGCTGGTCACTGTGGATCGCCTGCCGCTAGGCTGGGGCAAAGCAAGCGCCGGCCAGCTCAAGAACCATTACCCGAAAGGACTGCGCCTTCCGTAG
- a CDS encoding glycosyltransferase family 4 protein has protein sequence MNLLQALFFPPEQPGGVSSMIPYLQERFRSSRWEMELFWLPKRIRGKGSDEIVFETFDWTPYGESPIVQKYIQTYRDYLWWTKLRLNKRYDLIHAHHPIAGMAMKKVFPDVPLVQTFHSSYERELILNGKIAEDGLEHQFLTLIYRELEYVSDRLMTVSQSFADYMSHYTKDPSRIQIIPNGFDEKRFKPVAHENDVPQLVTVTRLVPAKGIDVLFKACAELKKRGHEYVLHIIGDGPFRAELENLARSLGIYNETIFYGYTLHPEEFMPFFDIFVLPSRAEAFGSVFAEAALSCLALVGTDVGGIPEQIEDGVNGLLVKPDDVGALADALEKVITDPAYRYELSRSAWEKAKNLYSLTRIANELKKTYLQLQTDSKG, from the coding sequence ATGAATTTGCTGCAAGCGCTCTTCTTTCCGCCGGAGCAGCCCGGCGGTGTATCCTCCATGATTCCGTATTTGCAGGAACGTTTTCGATCTAGCCGCTGGGAGATGGAGCTCTTCTGGCTGCCCAAGCGTATCCGCGGTAAAGGCAGCGACGAAATCGTCTTTGAAACTTTCGATTGGACACCGTACGGCGAGAGCCCTATCGTACAAAAATACATCCAAACCTACCGGGATTATTTATGGTGGACGAAGCTGCGCCTGAACAAACGGTACGATCTGATTCATGCGCATCATCCCATAGCCGGCATGGCGATGAAGAAAGTGTTTCCAGATGTGCCTCTCGTTCAGACGTTCCATTCCAGCTACGAACGCGAGCTGATCCTGAACGGAAAAATTGCCGAGGATGGGCTTGAACATCAGTTCCTGACTTTGATTTACCGGGAACTGGAGTACGTGAGCGACCGGCTGATGACCGTGTCACAGTCCTTTGCGGATTATATGTCCCATTATACAAAGGACCCGTCCCGCATCCAAATCATCCCGAACGGATTTGACGAAAAACGGTTTAAGCCGGTGGCTCATGAAAATGATGTCCCACAGTTGGTAACCGTTACCCGTCTCGTTCCGGCAAAAGGGATCGATGTGCTCTTCAAAGCCTGCGCCGAACTGAAGAAACGCGGACACGAATACGTGCTGCATATTATCGGCGACGGCCCGTTCCGCGCCGAACTGGAAAATCTCGCGAGATCGCTTGGAATATACAATGAAACGATTTTTTACGGGTACACGCTGCATCCTGAAGAATTTATGCCGTTCTTCGATATTTTCGTGTTGCCTTCCCGCGCGGAAGCATTCGGCTCCGTATTTGCGGAGGCTGCGCTGAGCTGTCTGGCGCTCGTCGGAACGGACGTCGGAGGCATTCCCGAGCAAATTGAGGACGGCGTTAACGGTCTGCTCGTCAAGCCCGACGATGTAGGCGCTCTGGCGGATGCGCTTGAGAAGGTAATCACAGATCCCGCTTACCGCTACGAGCTGTCCCGGTCGGCGTGGGAAAAAGCCAAAAATCTGTACTCGCTGACCCGCATCGCCAATGAACTGAAGAAGACGTATCTGCAGCTCCAAACCGATAGTAAAGGGTGA